One genomic segment of Paenibacillus sp. FSL H8-0332 includes these proteins:
- a CDS encoding GNAT family N-acetyltransferase, whose amino-acid sequence MKLTGEHLELSPLSAPELALALENYAGLEQTLDLNVTITATLLDDEEMRYAMRVRHAKVLQDEQNYCWLTMWAIIHREQRQLIGFLILKGRPNEQGEVIVGYVIDERYRGQGYATEALRQISAWIFSHPGARWVIADTEKDNFASHRVLQHLGAELYRETEDLFWWRIVRPASG is encoded by the coding sequence ATGAAACTTACAGGTGAACACCTGGAACTATCTCCTCTGAGCGCCCCCGAGCTTGCGTTAGCCTTAGAGAATTACGCCGGGCTGGAGCAGACGCTAGACTTGAACGTTACAATAACCGCAACCCTGCTGGACGATGAAGAGATGCGCTATGCGATGCGGGTCAGGCACGCCAAGGTGCTGCAGGATGAACAGAACTACTGCTGGCTGACCATGTGGGCCATCATCCACCGGGAGCAGCGGCAGCTCATCGGCTTCCTGATTCTTAAAGGCCGCCCGAACGAACAAGGTGAAGTCATCGTTGGTTATGTCATAGACGAGAGATACCGGGGCCAAGGCTATGCCACAGAAGCGCTGCGGCAGATCAGCGCCTGGATCTTCAGCCATCCCGGCGCACGCTGGGTCATCGCAGATACCGAGAAGGACAATTTCGCCTCCCACCGTGTCCTGCAGCACCTGGGTGCAGAGCTGTACCGGGAGACCGAGGATTTGTTCTGGTGGCGAATCGTCCGGCCAGCCAGTGGTTGA
- a CDS encoding GNAT family N-acetyltransferase: MYMIGNEIRRAHSGEIQEIMNLIAKCVQVMQAGGSDQWDEGYPNREVISEDIGKGTLFVCLEHEAIAGILVLDENQAEQYAGIEWEQQQGPHLIMHRLAVHPEIQGKGIARRLIAFAEEFARSSGYRSIRLDTYAKNDRVLKLYPSLGYSQRGEIRFPGRTAAFPVFEKVLPDNMER, encoded by the coding sequence ATGTATATGATTGGAAATGAGATACGGAGAGCGCACAGCGGGGAGATCCAGGAGATCATGAATCTGATTGCCAAATGTGTACAAGTTATGCAGGCAGGCGGAAGCGATCAATGGGATGAAGGGTACCCTAACCGTGAAGTCATTAGTGAAGATATCGGCAAGGGAACGTTATTTGTCTGCCTGGAGCATGAGGCGATTGCCGGAATTCTTGTGCTGGATGAGAACCAGGCGGAGCAATATGCAGGCATTGAATGGGAACAGCAGCAGGGGCCGCATCTGATCATGCACCGGCTTGCGGTACATCCCGAGATTCAGGGCAAAGGGATTGCCCGGCGGCTGATCGCCTTTGCCGAGGAATTCGCCCGCAGCAGCGGATACAGAAGCATCCGGCTCGATACATATGCGAAGAATGACAGGGTGCTCAAGCTGTATCCTTCGCTCGGGTATTCGCAGAGAGGCGAGATTCGTTTTCCGGGCCGTACCGCTGCTTTTCCGGTGTTTGAGAAGGTTCTGCCAGATAATATGGAGAGATAA
- a CDS encoding restriction endonuclease subunit S: protein MSREKAYLQMLESTAAIQWNIAMILEAKAVEAEKVKQWTHHHIHARAFDSHEDQLKESISIHEVIVEMVEGLTKLENGLYSNLKAVLGSGEDEGGDFGGDGGEGFSFGDDSK, encoded by the coding sequence ATGAGCAGAGAAAAGGCATATCTGCAAATGCTGGAGTCGACCGCTGCCATCCAGTGGAACATTGCGATGATTCTTGAGGCCAAAGCGGTGGAAGCGGAAAAAGTGAAGCAGTGGACCCATCATCACATCCACGCCAGAGCGTTCGACTCCCACGAAGACCAGCTGAAGGAATCCATCTCTATTCACGAGGTAATCGTGGAAATGGTAGAGGGGCTGACGAAGCTGGAGAACGGACTGTACAGCAACCTGAAGGCGGTGCTGGGCAGCGGGGAAGACGAGGGCGGCGATTTTGGCGGGGATGGTGGCGAGGGCTTCAGCTTCGGGGACGACAGCAAATGA
- a CDS encoding nucleoside-diphosphate sugar epimerase, protein MNVEIKGHLATCPGTNLRRFSGTVKADAAYAVAGRLSKGDMKVQSKITKVLQHMAHTHEQMARILDAERHVAVRMSQIVHDLPDADPDFGGFSGLVESSGQVNKNIIAYLNALADLEEAMAEGVGRVIKELNGQEEE, encoded by the coding sequence TTGAACGTTGAAATTAAGGGTCATCTTGCGACTTGTCCCGGCACAAACTTGCGGCGCTTCTCCGGCACCGTCAAGGCGGATGCCGCATATGCTGTAGCAGGGCGTTTGAGCAAAGGAGACATGAAGGTGCAGAGTAAAATTACAAAAGTCCTGCAGCACATGGCCCATACGCACGAACAAATGGCACGGATTCTCGACGCCGAACGCCACGTAGCCGTCCGTATGTCGCAAATAGTTCACGATCTGCCGGATGCGGACCCTGATTTCGGCGGATTCAGTGGACTGGTGGAAAGCTCAGGTCAAGTCAACAAAAACATCATTGCTTACCTCAATGCACTTGCCGATCTTGAAGAGGCGATGGCTGAGGGAGTGGGCAGGGTCATCAAGGAATTAAACGGTCAGGAAGAAGAGTAA
- a CDS encoding 5'-deoxyadenosine deaminase translates to MANILIKHAEIITMNKQEDIIYGDIRIKGDLIVEIGTGLEVNGDEDELVIDAKNRTVIPGFIQTHIHLCQTLFRGKGDDLELMDWLRKRIWPLEAAHDEESLYYSAMLGIGELITSGTTTIVDMETVHHTDYAFQAIAKSGIRALSGKVMMDRKNPDAPAALQEETAASLQESVDLLEKWNGYANGRIQYAFSPRFVISCTEPLLREVQSLSARYGVKVHTHASENLGEIELVQAMTGMRNIVYLDHLGLANERLILAHCVWLDEQEKRILRDRGVHVSHCPGSNLKLASGIADTPGMLHDHIHLSLGADGAPCNNNLDMFNEMRLAAVIQKPAHGPTTMDARSVFRMATIGGAKAVGMEDQIGSIEVGKKADLAILNLYNFHTFPSYDVDPISRIVYSATRADVETTIVDGEILMHTGRLKTIDKEVVLNEANLSIKRLLGSTRLT, encoded by the coding sequence ATGGCGAATATCCTGATCAAGCATGCGGAGATTATTACGATGAACAAGCAGGAGGACATTATATACGGTGATATCCGCATCAAGGGCGATCTGATTGTGGAGATTGGCACCGGCCTTGAAGTGAATGGGGATGAGGATGAGCTAGTCATAGACGCCAAGAACCGGACGGTCATCCCCGGCTTCATCCAGACGCATATTCATCTGTGCCAGACGCTGTTTCGCGGCAAAGGGGATGATCTGGAGCTGATGGACTGGCTGCGCAAGCGGATCTGGCCGCTGGAGGCGGCGCATGACGAGGAATCGCTGTACTATTCTGCCATGCTCGGCATTGGGGAATTAATCACCAGCGGTACAACGACCATCGTGGATATGGAGACGGTACATCATACGGATTATGCTTTCCAGGCGATTGCGAAGAGCGGTATCCGCGCCTTGTCAGGGAAGGTCATGATGGACCGGAAGAACCCCGATGCACCGGCGGCCCTGCAGGAGGAGACGGCGGCTTCGCTGCAGGAGAGTGTGGATCTGCTGGAGAAATGGAACGGATACGCGAACGGCCGGATTCAGTATGCTTTTTCCCCGCGGTTTGTCATTTCCTGTACGGAGCCGCTGCTGCGGGAGGTGCAGAGCCTCTCGGCCCGTTACGGGGTGAAGGTGCATACCCATGCTTCCGAGAATTTGGGAGAGATTGAGCTTGTGCAGGCGATGACCGGTATGCGCAATATCGTCTATCTGGATCACCTGGGGCTGGCTAACGAACGTCTGATTCTGGCCCACTGTGTCTGGCTGGATGAGCAGGAGAAGCGGATTCTGCGGGACCGCGGGGTTCATGTCAGCCACTGCCCGGGCTCGAACCTCAAGCTGGCCTCCGGCATCGCCGATACGCCGGGCATGCTTCATGACCATATTCACCTCAGCTTGGGTGCAGATGGCGCGCCATGCAACAATAACCTGGATATGTTCAACGAGATGCGTCTGGCGGCAGTCATCCAGAAGCCCGCGCATGGCCCGACTACGATGGATGCCCGGAGTGTCTTTCGGATGGCGACCATCGGAGGCGCGAAGGCGGTGGGGATGGAGGATCAGATCGGCAGCATCGAGGTCGGCAAGAAGGCGGATCTGGCCATCCTTAATCTCTATAATTTTCATACCTTTCCCTCTTATGATGTGGACCCGATCTCGCGGATCGTCTACTCGGCCACCCGTGCCGATGTGGAGACAACGATTGTGGATGGTGAGATCCTCATGCACACAGGGCGGCTGAAGACCATCGACAAGGAAGTAGTGCTTAATGAAGCGAACCTTTCCATTAAAAGATTGCTGGGCAGCACGCGGCTAACCTGA